In Mytilus edulis chromosome 4, xbMytEdul2.2, whole genome shotgun sequence, the following proteins share a genomic window:
- the LOC139519499 gene encoding uncharacterized protein isoform X2: protein MVPSLLALVLLQIVFGLATSTLNSNVCKLPLTAKTTPTSNSQAVNNGEWCGQQGQANWVEFDFGTHVGIREVVIGKPANSMQGYVTDFNIQFVGTQSQTLQNYGSDPNKATVIKTGLNDQVGSSTISLTGVAVSKFRINIVNYSKQPCLKIDLHGCTNSEELCPPGCQNGGACVYEETCACARGFEGHSCEKAISHSGACMSPLGMANSGIPDTALSASSSNPGHGKEKARYGCCTGTNGGAWCPAIGDKTPWYEVSFDKPQTVSAMDFIYPWYPRGTVATEYMKSFELQFWSALDPVKSWRTFAKDVPSIYNDTLYYTISLQPSIVVNAIRILPLSYKKEPCIRFEVLGCDPKGLCSAGYCQNGGSCMGENICLCTRGYYGARCEHTANQLLTLNAGFQTIAHQILQTTSTIKFTVHGNPTLVSTSTGHAIHITSNSQYLVIDKTGFTSCLSDLDKCTNGFTITTNVHFTTLTDNTYIISSGGNLPNTKGIALYYLSGNIHFVVSTSTKTWHLVIPHTLTLNVWHHLELSWNQNLGCELVDNGKLVGSVTQPVPHQATIVKQIAIGHGYTQSTTHISMKVEGFKTVDANRASLVVAGIVTPAVSATTHTSPTPTTTVTMTTEEPTTTVTTNQMTTEFSCGAREKKFDFMEIKGNVLVTPEYNFTVYKNPTIRPENNGHAVLILNTTGQYVELPNKGIECIQDMTKCESGFTLSLEIKWLDMNSTNKRYIFSSGGDKVNNSGLALYLWHGELYCAAKKDKTIWTAKSKLNVKAGDWHSYQVSWNKKDGFVVYLDGHIFMEHTIQLPNPAQPGTFPLLIATTPGYSETSLMEVRNLYTWTASRDVLINNTCITEFPTVPPTTTAYHFTFIKIGHNVLTTTAFNLSVYGQPHLELHSFTRNPILVLNGSNQYVEFSNNSNIGCLNNLAHCQSGFTIEVDVSLTKVNQQQKTVIISNSNQYLNETGMALYFFNGYLYGYVSTIHQTWKVDYKFKVDMDKYHNYQISWSVTHGLTLFIDGHQVASTTYSTTHKYTLIQHSLTIGKLHSVSYTTSMKLTALTIWQASHQVLIQQGTLTTAMPTTTTLSPTTTKMDIPKFEWNFVKIPHSQTIIGSMFNATVHGTVNVNASVGFNFNNTNQYIDLGVHSNLCFGNLSLCSCGLTIKITIMFTKLEENTVIISSGAEQATGTGLAMVYRYGQIHCMVSTATDSWFTEFSREKFIYHQVHQVIITWSPAHGLKVIINNYVISSVTKSIKHRAIKSFTEHMYIGNTPTVKSLTSCNYFMSSVIIWHCWIDNIVGEGELTTPIPETTKVPVTTPVKTAPPTSPAPALTTQFCKTGYVCKDDLSTHPTWKPTSPSKQPTTLKQTQPTNPPTKKPTKATTQKPTAKPTTPKPTKKPTTPKPTKPTTRPTTPRPTTRRPTTPKPTTPRPSRPSYVTIPHLRPGVSNTGVAYFSCQFEKSKQPNVEFEVCLNINGKCEKKVLVGGSYQEVKFTIVEINQNLFKKQITCTIQARWKGQILVTPIKTSNIITPDIKIVTGNLVLTEGHPTEHLVVNVTAPPQMFCCQGCQGNCKVTITTHANFERFYQRCTSHKYIPEVVVGWAGTSQSPNQNQCGTSVSQTTHISSWQQTIKIPVKATVDGRIDRNTHNHFTVQGHVVNQPKPSITIKPHTLNVGQVQITANNGDHHAQCKSLNDPHMTTFDGRRYDNHNGGEFTLYKHTSLPYEVRAFYTKCSSRGRAYCNCGAAIKSGDDVITFQTCQRSGNNGQGHGHGGILGFLFNGLTGHGHGHHHHSTPARISVELYKNGELTPGTEIRRIGCGQKYQVILPTGTVVTVQSSGTQFINIWINPSSVDRGQTEGLCGSYDGNRYNDVFYPSNGRPDNNKNPTPFCMKWKQSQTIFYGVSAEKYNYINTFCSCIQNKEVFCNRGHGIMTCAKSRYDITSTILRQAKIPNIGHRHRRDVAEDDTVLTTTVMPVQTNITTINYTSAEAYNRCKELVEQNKAVQSCWSTVNNTLFNTSMENCAADLVDSGDEVWANGYITDVVEECLNTLANQQQIVDGKVMLPNDTEVVNTTELCQQDCGQHGECIEGVCRCAAGYSGLSCDVSAEDTVPTMIIQPAGTGSCGCDRRTTDDCNTVTVYGDNFVESTTLRCHYEFTQGPVFGKPASLGRSATAQYVSINQVTCTLPEVNDGVYISISNNAQGYSSDWYLHTVYDSVCFDCVSSGQTSPAIQYNRKNFTCVINGQCFAANDKKPDDECKSCDSSYSDNKWTDSSDKSCKCSSDTEVSKVGAEEDSVYNKQTVTILAVVIGILCFITMVSLFYNCKLRSKRSLYRKEEYATDDAFNHPQKKNYENPGYSYEQSENVKM, encoded by the exons ATACCAGACACTGCATTATCTGCGTCCTCCAGTAATCCAGGTCATGGTAAAGAGAAAGCCAGGTATGGTTGTTGTACAGGAACAAATGGTGGAGCATGGTGTCCTGCTATTGGGGATAAAACTCCTTGGTATGAAGTCAGCTTTGATAAACCACAAACAGTATCTGCTATGGACTTCATATACCCATGGTATCCACGAGGAACTGTTGCAACAGAATATATGAAGTCTTTTGAATTACAGTTCTGGTCAGCTCTTGATCCTGTTAAGTCATGGAGGACTTTTGCAAAG gATGTTCCATCAATCTACAATGACACTCTTTACTACACAATCAGTCTACAGCCATCAATTGTAGTTAATGCCATACGTATCTTACCATTGTCATACAAGAAGGAACCTTGCATTAGATTCGAAGTTCTAGGATGTGATCCAAAAg GACTTTGTTCAGCTGGTTATTGCCAGAATGGTGGATCTTGCATGGGAGAAAATATATGTCTCTGCACACGAGGTTATTATGGAGCTAGATGTGAACATACAG ccaaCCAGTTGTTAACTCTGAATGCTGGATTTCAGACTATTGCACATCAGATCCTGCAGACAACGTCCACTATCAAGTTTACTGTCCATGGGAATCCAACACTGGTTTCCACTTCAACTGGTCACGCTATCCACATAACCAGTAACAGTCAATACCTTGTCATAGATAAAACTGGCTTCACTTCTTGTTTAAGTGATTTGGATAAATGTACAAATGGTTTTACGATTACAACCAATGTTCATTTTACTACGCTAACAGACAACACATACATAATATCCAGTGGTGGGAACTTGCCAAACACAAAAGGAATAGCACTGTACTACCTAAGTGGAAACATACACTTTGTTGTTAGTACATCTACAAAAACATGGCATTTGGTAATACCACACACACTGACTCTTAATGTATGGCACCATCTAGAACTTTCCTGGAATCAAAATCTCGGCTGTGAACTGGTGGACAATGGTAAATTAGTAGGATCTGTAACTCAGCCAGTCCCTCATCAAGCCACAATTGTGAAACAGATAGCCATTGGACATGGGTATACACAGTCAACTACTCATATCTCAATGAAAGTGGAGGGATTTAAAACTGTCGATGCTAACAGAGCTAGTTTAGTTGTAGCAGGAATAGTCACAC CTGCAGTATCAGCAACAACCCATACATCTCCTACACCTACAACTACGGTTACCATGACAACTGAAGAACCAACTACTACAGTAACAACTAACCAAATGACAACAG AGTTTTCTTGTGGagctagagaaaagaaatttgaCTTCATGGAGATTAAAGGCAATGTTCTTGTTACACCTGAGTATAACTTTACTGTGTACAAAAATCCAACAATAAGACCAGAAAATAATGGACATGCTGTACTCATCCTAAACACAACAGGTCAATATGTAGAACTACCCAACAAAGGTATAGAATGTATACAAGACATGACTAAGTGTGAGAGTGGATTTACACTTAGTTTGGAAATTAAATGGCTGGATATGAATTCTACCAATAAAAGGTACATTTTCTCCAGTGGTGGTGATAAAGTCAACAATTCTGGCCTTGCTCTCTATCTGTGGCATGGGGAACTCTATTGTGCTGCAAAGAAAGATAAAACTATCTGGACAGCTAAGAGCAAGCTGAATGTGAAAGCTGGAGATTGGCACTCTTACCAAGTATCATGGAACAAGAAAGATGGGTTTGTTGTTTATTTAGATGGTCACATCTTCATGGAACACACTATTCAGCTCCCTAATCCTGCTCAGCCTGGGACATTTCCATTACTTATTGCCACAACTCCAGGTTATAGTGAGACATCATTGATGGAAGTTAGAAACCTGTACACCTGGACTGCTTCCAGGGATGTTTTAATCAACAACACCTGTATTACAg AATTTCCAACAGTGCCACCTACAACAACTG CATACCACTTCACCTTTATAAAAATTGGTCATAATGTTCTGACTACAACTGCTTTCAATTTATCTGTATATGGACAACCACACTTGGAGCTCCACTCTTTCACTAGGAACCCAATATTGGTACTTAATGGGAGCAATCAGTACGTGGAATTCAGTAACAATTCAAACATTGGCTGTCTGAACAACCTGGCACATTGTCAGTCAGGATTTACCATTGAGGTCGATGTTAGTCTGACCAAGGTCAACCAGCAGCAGAAGACTGTGATTATCTCCAATAGCAACCAATACCTGAACGAAACTGGAATGGCACTATACTTCTTTAATGGATATCTGTATGGATATGTCAGTACTATCCACCAAACATGGAAAGTGGATTACAAGTTTAAAGTAGATATGGATAAGTATCACAACTACCAGATATCATGGAGTGTGACCCATGGATTGACACTATTTATTGATGGCCATCAAGTGGCATCTACCACATATTCCACTACCCACAAGTACACATTAATTCAGCATTCCTTGACAATAGGAAAACTACATTCAGTGTCTTACACAACATCAATGAAATTGACAGCATTAACGATCTGGCAGGCATCTCATCAAGTCCTCATACAACAGGGAACACTTACTACAG CCATGCCAACAACTACTACATTATCACCAACTACAACCAAAATGGACATTCCAAAATTTGAATGGAACTTTGTGAAAATACCACACAGTCAAACCATCATTGGATCGATGTTCAATGCCACTGTACATGGAACAGTCAATGTAAACGCTTCAGTAGGATTTAACTTCAATAATACGAACCAGTACATTGATCTTGGAGTACATAGCAATTTATGTTTTGGAAATCTCAGTCTCTGTTCATGTGGACTGACGATCAAGATTACGATTATGTTTACCAAACTAGAAGAAAACACTGTTATTATATCTAGTGGGGCTGAGCAAGCTACTGGAACAGGATTAGCCATGGTTTATCGTTATGGACAAATCCATTGTATGGTATCTACAGCAACAGATTCATGGTTTACTGAATTCAGCCGTGAAAAGTTTATTTATCACCAGGTTCACCAAGTCATTATAACATGGTCCCCTGCTCATGGTCTAAAGGTCATAATTAACAATTATGTGATCAGCTCTGTGACGAAATCGATTAAACATCGAGCTATAAAATCTTTCACAGAGCACATGTACATTGGAAATACACCAACCGTCAAGTCATTAACGTCATGTAATTATTTCATGTCTTCAGTTATTATTTGGCATTGTTGGATAGATAATATTGTTGGAGAAGGGGAGCTAACTACACCAATTCCAG AAACCACAAAGGTACCAGTGACAACTCCAGTAAAGACAGCGCCACCTACTTCACCTGCTCCAGCTCTCACTACACAGTTCTGTAAAACAGGATATGTTTGTAAAG ATGATTTGTCAACCCATCCAACATGGAAACCAACCAGTCCTAGCAAACAGCCCACTACACTGAAACAGACCCAACCAACCAATCCACCCACAAAGAAACCAACTAAAGCCACCACACAAAAACCAACTGCAAAACCAACCACTCCTAAACCAACTAAAAAACCAACCACTCCAAAACCAACTAAGCCAACTACAAGACCAACAACACCAAGACCAACAACTCGAAGACCAACCACTCCTAAACCTACAACACCAAGACCATCCAGACCAAGTTATGTCACCATCCCACACTTGAGACCAGGGGTCAGCAATACAGGAGTAGCCTATTTTAGTTGTCAATTTGAAAAGTCGAAACAGCCAAATGTAGAGTTTGAGGTTTGTCTGAATATTAATGGGAAATGTGAAAAGAAGGTGTTAGTTGGTGGATCTTACCAGGAAGTCAAATTCACCATTGTAGAAATCAACCAGAATCTATTTAAGAAACAG ATAACCTGCACAATACAGGCCAGATGGAAAGGTCAGATTCTAGTGACTCCAATCAAGACTAGTAATATCATTACTCCTGATATAAAG aTAGTTACAGGTAATTTAGTGCTAACAGAGGGACACCCTACTGAGCATCTTGTCGTTAATGTCACAGCTCCACCTCAAATGTTCTGTTGTCAAGGTTGCCAAGGAAACTGTAAGGTTACCATAACAACCCATGCTAACTTTGAGAGATTTTACCAAAGATGCACCTCCCACAAATACATTCCAGAAGTTGTGGTTGGATGGGCAGGGACTTCCCAGTCACCTAATCAGAACCAGTGTGGTACCTCTGTTTCCCAGACAACACATATATCGTCATGGCAACAAACCATAAAAATTCCAGTAAAAGCAACAGTGGATGGGCGTATTGACAGGAACACACACAATCATTTTACTGTACAGGGCCATGTTGTTAACCAGCCTAAGCCATCGATCACCATTAAACCACACACACTCAATGTTGGACAAGTACAG ATAACTGCAAATAATGGTGATCACCATGCTCAATGTAAATCTCTCAATGACCCACATATGACAACATTTGATGGAAG ACGTTATGACAACCATAATGGAGGTGAATTTACCCTGTACAAACATACCTCCTTGCCTTATGAG gtTAGAGCTTTCTACACAAAATGTTCAAGCAGAGGACGAGCCTACTGTAACTGTGGAGCAGCCATTAAATCAGGTGATGATGTCATCACGTTCCAAACCTGTCAGAGAAGTGGAAATAATGGTCAAGGACATGGTCATGGAGGCATCCTGGGATTTTTATTTAATGGACTAACAGGCCACGGACATGGTCATCACCATCACAGTACACCTGCTAGGATATCTGTCGAGCTGTATAAAAATGGTGAACTGACACCTGGTACTGAGATCCGACGTATAGGGTGTGGCCAGAAATACCAG GTGATTTTGCCAACAGGAACTGTTGTCACTGTTCAGTCCAGTGGAACTCAATTCATTAATATTTGGATAAATCCATCCAGTGTTGATAGAGGTCAAACTGAAG GATTGTGTGGATCTTACGATGGAAACAGGTACAACGATGTATTCTATCCAAGCAATGGTCGACCAGACAACAATAAAAATCCTACACCATTCTGTATGAAATGGAA acaaTCCCAGACAATATTTTATGGTGTCTCGGCAGAGAAGTATAACTACATAAATACATTCTGTAGCTGTATACAAAACAAGGAAGTGTTCTGTAACCGTGGACATGGTATCATGACATGTGCTAAATCAA GATATGACATAACTTCAACAATTCTAAGACAAGCTAAGATACCAAATATTGGACACAGACACAGAAGAGATGTAGCTGAGGATGATACAGTACTTACTACTACTGTTATGCCTGTTCAG ACAAATATAACGACCATCAATTACACCTCTGCTGAAGCTTACAATAGATGTAAAGAACTGGTAGAACAAAACAAAGCAGTACAATCGTGCTGGAGTACTGTTAACAACACTCTCTTCAATACCAGTATGGAAAACTGTGCTGCTGATTTAGTg GACTCTGGAGATGAAGTTTGGGCCAATGGTTATATCACTGATGTTGTAGAGGAATGTCTAAATACTCTGGCTAACCAGCAACAAATTGTTGATGGCAAAGTCATGCTACCAAATGACACTGAAGTTGTTAATACAACCGAACTTTGTCAACAAGACTGTGGACAACATGGAGAATGTATTGAAG GTGTATGTAGATGTGCAGCAGGATACTCTGGTCTTAGCTGTGATGTATCAGCAGAAGACACTGTTCCCACCATGATTATACAGCCTGCTGGGACAGGAAGTTGTGGATGTGACAGAAGGACCACAGATGATTGTAATACTGTCACAGTTTATGGAGACAATTTTGTGGAGTCAACTACCCTTAGATGCCATTATGAATTCACACAG GGACCAGTGTTTGGTAAACCAGCTTCCCTTGGTAGATCTGCTACAGCCCAATATGTCAGTATTAACCAGGTCACATGTACTTTACCAGAAGTCAATGATGGGGTGTACATATCCATCAGTAACAATGCACAGGGGTACAGTAGTGACTGGTATCTACACACTGTGTATGATTCGGTGTGCTTTGACTGTGTATCATCAGGACAAACCTCACCAGCAATACAATATAATAGAAAG AACTTTACTTGTGTAATAAATGGCCAATGTTTTGCTGCTAATGACAAGAAACCAGATGACGAGTGTAAATCATGTGATTCATCTTATAGTGACAACAAATGGACAGACAGCTCAG ATAAATCCTGTAAATGTAGCAGTGACACTGAAGTATCTAAAGTTGGAGCTGAGGAGGATAGTGTATATAATAAACAAACAGTGACTATCTTGGCTGTTGTTATAGGAATCCTGTGCTTTATAACAATGGTATCCCTATTCTACAACTGTAAACTCAG atcCAAAAGGTCACTGTACCGTAAAGAGGAGTATGCCACTGATGATGCATTCAACCATCCACAGAAAAAGAACTATGAAAATCCTGGGTATTCATACGAACAAtctgaaaatgttaaaatgtaa